The DNA region GAAGTGGCCACTGTTTCACTGTAGCCATTCACCAAGAGGGAGAAGTCTCTCATTCAAAGACTTTGGAATCAAGAAGCAAATATTGTGCCCAACAGAAGGAGAGAGATAGCATTCTTGTATGACATCATAAAAATGTTATGGTCATCAGCTTTTTTTCATGGTTCTTcccattttcctctcttctcctttatttttttaaatgcatttcaaaGACTGTCCAAAATTAAAGCCAGACTTCTGTGAATATTGGTATGGTTCAGAGCCagataagaattttttttgaCCTAAAGCTTTTTTTGCTTAGCCCATATCCTTTTCTTCAAGGGGCAGACTGTTGGTATGAGCTCTTTAATCATCATGTTCTCTGCACACATTGAAAAAAGAGTCTGAGAAGAGCACACTGTAAGAGCCTGAGCAAGGGCTAAGAGCAGAGGAGAGTGAAAGGATGCAGTAGTCCTAGGAAGCTCACAGGCAGGTGAAGTACTATACAGTCAGTCTTAAGACAtcttttcaagtgtttttttcctaGATATATAGCTGTTTAACAAAGTAGTGCTTTATTACTACTGACTTATTACCATGCTCCAATTTACTACCgtgtaatttattatttattaccaGTTTATTCCTATGCCCCTTTAAACTTTTCTGAAGATTTAGTTCAATAAACATTCATAGTCTTTCTCACCTctgcaaaaaaaatctgccatcaaccagacagaccaaaaaaaaaaagacaaattgaaGGAGGAAAGATTAAATCATACTCAGTGTAACAATGTGCTGTACTGTAATCACAATACCCAAATATTgcctgatgacttttttttttctctcacttcaGGTTTGCAGGACAATCCATGGTTTTGTGACTGCCGCATTTCAAAGCTAATTGAATTTTCCAAAATTGTGGATACCTCAGTTGTACTTCTTGATCCACTGGTTTCCTGTAGTGGACCTGAGAGCTTGGCAGGGATCTTGTTCCAGAGAGCTGAGTTAGAGCAGTGTCTTAAACCGTCTGTGATGACGTCAGCAACAAAAATCACTTCTCCGCTGGGAAGCAATGTTCTGTTACGCTGCGATGCAACTGGATACCCAACACCACAGCTTACTTGGACTAGGTCAGACAATATACCAGTGAACTATACAGGTATAATAGCTCTTTTCTAGGAAACGGGAGAGCCTAAAAGTATTGGGTTGTTTGTGCTTTGAGAACATTATCATAAATAAAAATGGACCAGATATTCCACTATGCTGGCAATTGTGTCCTGTGAAACTGCTgttacaaaactttttttcttggtCTGAACCTGAACAGATCCAACAGGCTAATCTGATTCTAGGTGTGATGTGTAATAAAAATGTGTGTGGGGAAAATGCGTGACAGGTGAGAAGAATAAAGGAAGATGGAGGTTGGGATAGTTGGGCCCTAATTCAAGAGCTGAAAAGCGGAAAGGAGAATTCAGGACTGaaatttcctttttggtttaaCATATTCAAGTTAGAAAAACTAGTGAGGCCATAACCGAGCCACTTGCAGCATATGTTTTCTATGTTATTTGCAGATGTTATTGCTTATTTGCAAAGCCCATCTTGAATACTAAAGAAGCTGTGGTTTTCTGATACCTTTCTAGCTGTGATATGCTACGATAGATATTTATGCAGTAACTTGCACAAAAAGTTTCTTGCTAATGCTGAGTAGTTAGCAGTTAGCTTAAATCTTAGGTCTGAGGAGAATGATTATCCAAAGCACTGAAGTGTCTTAAGACAAGAATATCatttccaaaaatgttttaaacCGCTGGTGTGTTTAAGTCAGGGACTTTTATTTCCTAGTCACTTGGCAGCTTTAAGATatttaagtaaaacaaaaatacaaagagaaatgAGTGCAAATGCAAATCGTCTTGTGGTTCCTGCTGAACTTCAATTCCATTTTTACCCAAGCTGAGCACTTTTCCGCGATAATATAATATGCCATGGAGTTCCATAGTTGAAAAGTGTGTGGGTGTCTGTGtggagggtttgttttgttttgtttgttcatttttaagtgtttgtTATATGTGGCTCCTTCTGGCAGAAATAATTTCAGGGGGACAAAGTAGTCTaataaccttttctttctcttcagctgccttttataatattttactctttgcattttcctgtagtaATTCAAGAAACACCTGGAGAGGGAGTCAGATGGTCCATAATAAGCTTGACAGGGATTTCATACAAGGATGCAGGGGAATACAGatgtaaagccaagaatttagcAGGAATGTCAGAAGCTGTTGTTACTGTCACAGTGGTTGGTGTGGTTACTACAACTATGTCACCACAGAAGTATGGAAGGAAGCAAGAGGCAGAGAGACAGAACACTACACAAGAGGAATCCAAGCAGGGACCTGAGAGAGCAACCACACCTCTTCTCACTACATCAACCACCACAGCACTGGTTACCACTGAAGAACCAACGAGTGCCAGGATTACTGACAAGAGGCAGTCCAGGCCCCTGGtagatggaaagaaaaattcaaagGCAATGacaaatggaaacaaaaagcagACTGGGGAGGtgagcaggaaaggtgaggagacTTCATTGAATACAACAGCTATGGCTGAGCAAAGTGTCACTGTAAAGAACCTAAGAGTGATCAGTGAAACTGATGAAAGAGTGACCTTAACTTGGAAAACTGTCAATGCTACAAGCAGCTCTGCAGTGACTGTGTTATACTCAAAGTATGGTGAGAAAGACATGCTGCCTCTGAGTACTGATTCTAGCAAAAACAAAGTCACAATTGATGGTTTGCAGCCTAGTACTCGGTACATGGCATGTGTCTCTCCCAAAGGAGTGCCACCTACAAAAGATCAATGCATTATTTTCTCCACTGATGGGGTAAATGATGAAAGCAGCTCTCAGTTTTCTATTCTGATAGTGGCCAGCAGTGCAGCATGTGTAGTTGTTTTACCTTTGATATTTTTCTTACTCTACAAAGTTTTAAAACTTCATGGGAAACCTAAAACTGCTAAGGAAACTGACCTTGCAAAAGAGACCTATGTGAAATTTGAAACGCTGTCTCTCAAGCCTCGAGTAGTGAATGCAGCAGGAGAGCTCTGGGCACGAAAGTACACAAATGAATCTGAAAGACTTCTCCTTTGTTCCAGGTCAAGCATGGATTCTCAAATG from Apteryx mantelli isolate bAptMan1 chromosome 5, bAptMan1.hap1, whole genome shotgun sequence includes:
- the LRIT3 gene encoding leucine-rich repeat, immunoglobulin-like domain and transmembrane domain-containing protein 3, producing MYLFTCLYLIMSFFEEVSGFCPSQCTCIYHGRSDGTGTRSVLCNDPDMFEIPVNVPVDTVKLRIEKTVVRRIPTEAFYYLVDLRYLWVTYNCVANIDTSSFYNLKQLHELRLDGNLLSTFPWESLAEMPNLRTLDLHNNKVTSIPADAGRYLRRLTYLDISSNKLTTLPSDLMDIWPPFSEAAPSKNTDILATQRVILGLQDNPWFCDCRISKLIEFSKIVDTSVVLLDPLVSCSGPESLAGILFQRAELEQCLKPSVMTSATKITSPLGSNVLLRCDATGYPTPQLTWTRSDNIPVNYTVIQETPGEGVRWSIISLTGISYKDAGEYRCKAKNLAGMSEAVVTVTVVGVVTTTMSPQKYGRKQEAERQNTTQEESKQGPERATTPLLTTSTTTALVTTEEPTSARITDKRQSRPLVDGKKNSKAMTNGNKKQTGEVSRKGEETSLNTTAMAEQSVTVKNLRVISETDERVTLTWKTVNATSSSAVTVLYSKYGEKDMLPLSTDSSKNKVTIDGLQPSTRYMACVSPKGVPPTKDQCIIFSTDGVNDESSSQFSILIVASSAACVVVLPLIFFLLYKVLKLHGKPKTAKETDLAKETYVKFETLSLKPRVVNAAGELWARKYTNESERLLLCSRSSMDSQMTFKSEGSRSEYLC